A genomic region of Aureimonas populi contains the following coding sequences:
- a CDS encoding DUF4169 family protein, giving the protein MAEIVNLRQARKQRERKRAEAKAQENRAAYGLTKPQKAKAGSERAKLLATLEGARLDKPGRGEGEP; this is encoded by the coding sequence ATGGCTGAAATCGTCAACCTTCGCCAGGCCCGCAAGCAGCGCGAGCGCAAGCGCGCCGAGGCGAAGGCGCAGGAAAACCGCGCCGCCTACGGGCTGACCAAGCCTCAGAAGGCCAAGGCCGGATCGGAGCGGGCCAAGCTCCTGGCCACGCTGGAAGGGGCCCGTCTGGACAAGCCCGGGCGCGGCGAAGGCGAGCCGTGA
- a CDS encoding ribbon-helix-helix domain-containing protein codes for MIVKRSLSIRGHRTSISIEDEFWAALKAIAARGRQPLATLVASIDDGRAPDRNLSSAIRVFVLRDALERAAEGPPQETV; via the coding sequence GTGATCGTCAAGCGCTCGCTGTCGATCCGGGGCCACCGCACCTCCATCAGCATCGAGGACGAATTCTGGGCTGCGCTCAAGGCCATTGCCGCGCGCGGCCGGCAGCCTCTGGCCACGCTGGTCGCCTCCATCGACGACGGCCGCGCCCCGGACCGCAACCTCTCCTCGGCCATCCGCGTCTTCGTGCTGCGCGATGCGCTTGAGCGCGCCGCGGAAGGCCCGCCCCAAGAGACCGTTTGA